The Humidesulfovibrio mexicanus DNA window GCCCGGCCCAGGCGCTCCACCCAGTCGGCGTCAAAGTCGCGGCCAACGATGCCGCGGATATCGTATGCCCGAAAAATGCGTGCTGTGGCGCTGTCCATGTCTCTCCCGGCCGCGCTGCCTGCGCGTGGATTTAGCCCGTCCCCGTTCGCGCCGGGGGCAGGGGCCGTTGCACGGCCTGTAGCACAACGCGGAGCGGCAGGGAAGCGGTTGTTGTCCACGGCGGGCCTCTGCAGTGGAGCGGGATGCCTCCCCTGGGAAACGCTGTTTAAAAATGTACTGGTGAAGCACATTCCGGCATGCGTTGAATGCATACGGATTCTACTTAATTTTGCAAACAACATATTGACAGCAGCACTGCTCATACTATTATTTTATATGCGACACAAACTGGAATTGTGTAACACGTTCTCCGTGCCGTCTGTTGCGAAAGTTCCTCTCCCCCCGTACCCCCCACCTGTATTTATGCTTGACGGCAGCGTTCCACCGAAACTATAGTACCGTTATAGAATAGCGTGGGCTAAATTTGACAGAAAGAGATTTGCAATTCTCTTTTAGTCGATACAGAAAGATACATACGGAGGATTCCCTTGGCAAAGCTCAAGAAAAAATGCGACGAGCGCCTCGAACGCTGGTTCGAGGAGGCCATGGAGCGCATCAAGAAGGCCACTGGAGCCCGCACGCAAGTCCAGCTGGCGGAGGTCCTGGAGGTCCGGCAGTCCAGCATATCCGACGCGAAGCGCCGGTGTTCCGTGCCGTCTGATTGGTTTTTGAAGCTGTACCGCAGCCACGGCCTGAACCCGAACTGGCTCTCCGACGGTCAGGAACCCGTGTACCTGAACGCCAGCCGGGGCGGCGTTCCGGCGGAGAACCTGCTGCGCGAGACCCCTGCCGCCTACGGCCGCGCCAACGCCCGCAGCCGCGTGGTGCAGGTGAACAGCATGGCCGGGGCCGATGGGGCCGCCGCTTCGTGGACCCCGCAGCCCGTGGAAGACCTGTGCATCCCCGAGTCGTTCCACAGGCCGGAACTGGTGGTGGTGCGCGTGGACACCGCCGCCATGGAGCCGCTGATCCAGCGCGGCGCCTTTGTCGGGGTGGATGCGGCCCAGCGCCAGCACCCGGACGGGGATCTCTGCGCCGTGCATTTCCCGCATCAGGGGCTGCTCGTTCGCCGCGTGTTTTGCCAGGGCGACAGCTTCGTGCTTCGGGCCGAGGACAAAAGCCACGCCGACATCAGCGTTCCCGCCGCCGAGATGGCCGCCCGCACCCTGGGCCGCGTCATCTGGGTCATCCAGAGCCTGGGCCAGCAGGGCTGATAGCAATGGATACGAGCCCTCCGCGCACGCGCGGGGGGCTTTTTCGCATCTTGGGCGTGTTTTGCGCGCCCGCCCCTTGATTTCCCGCCACGCGCAGGGAATACTGTCTACGGCGCATATTCGCGCCGTGGAGGCTCCATGCGTCAGTGTTCTTTTGTCGCGGCCCTCGCCCTTGCGCTTTGCCTCGGCCTCGCCAGCGGCGCTCAGGCCGCCACGGCCGACCCCTCCGCACTGCCGGAGGTCCGGGCCACATCCCCTGGCGCGCCCCCTGCCGTGGAGAGCGAAGCCGATGCCCCGCCGCCATTTGTCCGTCGGCCCAAAAGGCCTGCCCAGCCCCCCCGGCGCGACCTGACCTACGCCAGCCGCCCGGCCCCGGCCTCGTTTCGGGGCTTGGTTTGGGGCGCGCCGCTGGCGGAGGCGGAGCCCAGGGCCGGACTTGTCGCCATCACCAGTCCCAAGCCGCTGCGCGGCGCCTACCATCGCCCGGACGAACTGCTCAAAATCGGCCAGGCCGATGT harbors:
- a CDS encoding LexA family transcriptional regulator, whose amino-acid sequence is MERIKKATGARTQVQLAEVLEVRQSSISDAKRRCSVPSDWFLKLYRSHGLNPNWLSDGQEPVYLNASRGGVPAENLLRETPAAYGRANARSRVVQVNSMAGADGAAASWTPQPVEDLCIPESFHRPELVVVRVDTAAMEPLIQRGAFVGVDAAQRQHPDGDLCAVHFPHQGLLVRRVFCQGDSFVLRAEDKSHADISVPAAEMAARTLGRVIWVIQSLGQQG